One window of Mesorhizobium sp. WSM4904 genomic DNA carries:
- a CDS encoding calcium:proton antiporter: MTGSARSATSYAMPLIALVMAVAVRASGFSVDEGSLSVRILVGALSSAIMFTTIFVVLDHAEAVARRVGEPYGTLVLTFAVTAIEVSIIVSMMLHGANNPTLARESVFSTVMIASTGVVGTCLTLGGWRHRKQAIVRQGTSAYLAVLVALTVMTLVLPTYTQTTDPGTFSAAQLGFVSVLSVLLYASFVFAQTVRHREDFVQEQAHEVSTRTAPHESVSVGLLLLLSGLVGIVMLAEQVAAGVEDTLVAYQVTQADSIVGALIAGLVLMPEAISAVRASLNNELQRGLNVAMGSACATIGLTIPAVAAASLLTGRGLTLGLPSADAVLLVLALLICNVSFSTERTTFLTGMVHIVVFFTYVFLIFVP, translated from the coding sequence ATGACTGGTTCCGCACGGTCGGCGACTTCCTACGCGATGCCATTGATCGCCCTGGTGATGGCTGTCGCGGTCAGAGCCAGCGGTTTTTCGGTGGACGAAGGTTCGCTGAGCGTCAGGATTCTCGTTGGGGCGCTTTCGAGCGCGATCATGTTCACCACCATTTTCGTGGTGCTCGACCACGCCGAGGCAGTGGCCCGGCGCGTGGGGGAGCCGTACGGAACATTGGTGCTGACCTTTGCCGTGACGGCGATCGAAGTGTCGATCATCGTGTCCATGATGCTGCATGGAGCGAACAACCCGACACTGGCACGCGAGTCCGTTTTCTCGACGGTGATGATCGCCTCCACCGGCGTTGTCGGCACGTGCCTCACGCTTGGCGGCTGGCGTCATCGCAAGCAGGCAATCGTTCGCCAGGGGACCAGCGCGTATCTGGCGGTTCTGGTTGCCCTGACCGTCATGACGCTTGTGCTGCCGACCTACACTCAAACGACGGATCCCGGCACGTTTTCGGCAGCTCAGCTTGGTTTTGTAAGCGTCCTTTCGGTGCTGCTCTATGCAAGTTTCGTGTTCGCCCAGACCGTCCGGCACCGGGAAGACTTCGTCCAGGAACAGGCGCACGAGGTTTCGACGCGAACCGCCCCTCACGAAAGCGTTTCCGTCGGCCTCCTGCTGCTGTTGAGCGGGCTGGTCGGAATCGTCATGCTCGCCGAGCAGGTCGCCGCGGGTGTCGAGGACACGCTCGTTGCCTACCAGGTGACCCAGGCCGACAGTATCGTGGGAGCGTTGATCGCGGGGCTGGTTTTGATGCCGGAGGCCATTTCGGCGGTTCGCGCCTCGCTCAACAATGAGCTGCAGCGCGGCTTGAACGTCGCGATGGGTTCGGCTTGCGCCACGATCGGTCTGACGATACCGGCGGTCGCGGCCGCCAGCCTGCTGACGGGCAGAGGCTTGACCTTGGGGCTTCCGTCGGCTGACGCGGTCCTTTTGGTCTTGGCGCTCCTCATATGCAACGTAAGCTTCAGCACCGAAAGAACGACGTTCCTGACGGGAATGGTTCATATCGTGGTGTTTTTTACCTACGTGTTTCTGATATTTGTGCCGTGA
- a CDS encoding poly-gamma-glutamate hydrolase family protein produces MYGQRVSNFAALKAAKIENIDYRIVVRRGGRTGSAIVMAPHGGKIEPRTSLITEAIAGRDLDMYCFEGLMPESNRELHITSRNFDEESALELLRTKSTVVAIHGRQDRDDPSTVYLGGKDAALVSVIAWRLQEADFQTKKDNHPFPGIQDSNIVNRGLTGKGAQLEVPLSLRRRLGSEPELLERFCGAVRTAIVTFDAENGAQSSIVF; encoded by the coding sequence ATCTATGGACAACGAGTTTCCAATTTCGCGGCGCTGAAAGCCGCCAAAATCGAAAACATAGATTATCGCATAGTCGTCCGGCGCGGAGGCCGAACCGGCAGTGCGATCGTCATGGCCCCGCATGGCGGCAAGATCGAGCCCCGCACCTCCTTGATCACCGAGGCGATAGCAGGGCGCGATCTCGATATGTATTGCTTTGAAGGGCTCATGCCGGAGAGCAACCGAGAGCTGCACATAACGTCCAGGAACTTTGACGAGGAGTCCGCGCTGGAACTGTTGCGGACGAAGTCCACTGTCGTCGCTATCCACGGTCGTCAGGATCGGGACGACCCCTCGACAGTCTACTTGGGAGGCAAAGACGCTGCGTTGGTTTCGGTGATAGCCTGGCGTCTACAGGAGGCCGATTTCCAGACGAAAAAGGACAACCATCCCTTTCCAGGTATCCAGGATTCGAACATCGTCAACCGAGGATTGACGGGGAAAGGAGCACAGCTGGAAGTGCCCTTGTCGTTGCGCCGTCGACTGGGGAGCGAGCCGGAACTTCTGGAAAGATTCTGTGGGGCGGTTCGCACGGCCATTGTGACATTCGATGCCGAAAATGGTGCCCAGTCCTCGATCGTGTTTTGA
- a CDS encoding AMP-binding protein produces MAINLDELKSASNLRGRGGTFIAPLDGRAHVSGDRSVPLLDKTIPELFSDTVSRYATLDAAVFVGQDKRFTWSELSDTVDALAAGFLALGLEKGDRVGIWSPNRWEWLVTQFATARIGLILVNINPAYRLTELEYALNKVACKALVTAVSFKTSDYLGMIETLAPEIATAEPGKLKARKLPSLKIVIRMGDDNSPGMFNFGDVLAMAGRDEHDSLDRISESLKPGDAINIQFTSGTTGAPKGATLTHLNIVNNGNFVTSAIRLTVDDRLCIPVPLYHCFGMSMGTMGCVTKGATMVFPGEGFDAGATLKAIAQERCTGVYGVPTMFVAMLDHADFPTFDLSSLRTGIMAGSPCPIEVMKKVVSLMHMSQVTIAYGMTETSPVSFQSSVDDPLDKRVSTVGRIHPHVEVKAVGADGATVAAGAPGELCTRGYSVMKGYWDDAEKTREAVDADGWMHTGDLATIDAEGYCNIVGRVKDMVIRGGENVYPREVEEFLYRHPKIKEVQVFGIPDDKYGEELCAWIVLKPGQIATEQEIKAFCAGQIAHYKVPRYIRFRTELPMTVTGKPQKFLMREAMVEELGLVAQKTA; encoded by the coding sequence ATGGCGATCAATCTCGACGAGCTCAAGAGCGCCAGCAATCTGCGGGGGCGCGGAGGCACCTTCATCGCTCCGCTGGACGGCAGGGCGCATGTTTCGGGCGATCGCTCGGTGCCCTTGCTCGACAAGACCATTCCGGAACTGTTTTCCGATACGGTGAGCAGATACGCCACGCTCGACGCCGCCGTCTTCGTCGGCCAGGACAAGCGCTTCACCTGGAGCGAGCTTTCGGACACGGTCGATGCTTTAGCCGCCGGCTTTCTGGCGCTCGGGTTGGAGAAGGGCGATCGCGTCGGCATCTGGTCGCCCAACCGCTGGGAATGGCTGGTAACGCAGTTCGCCACCGCGCGCATCGGCCTGATCCTGGTCAATATCAATCCGGCCTACCGGCTGACCGAGCTGGAATATGCCCTCAACAAGGTCGCTTGTAAGGCGCTGGTCACCGCCGTCAGCTTCAAGACCTCCGACTATCTCGGCATGATCGAGACGCTGGCGCCGGAGATCGCCACTGCCGAGCCGGGCAAGCTCAAGGCAAGAAAGCTGCCGTCGCTGAAGATCGTCATTCGCATGGGCGACGACAATTCGCCCGGCATGTTCAATTTCGGCGATGTGCTCGCCATGGCCGGCCGCGACGAGCATGACAGCCTCGATCGCATTTCCGAAAGCCTGAAGCCCGGCGACGCCATCAACATCCAGTTCACGTCAGGTACGACGGGCGCGCCGAAGGGCGCGACGCTCACCCACTTGAATATCGTCAACAACGGCAATTTCGTCACTTCGGCCATCAGGCTCACCGTCGACGACCGGCTGTGCATCCCGGTGCCGCTCTATCATTGCTTCGGCATGTCGATGGGCACGATGGGCTGCGTCACCAAGGGCGCGACCATGGTCTTCCCAGGCGAAGGTTTTGACGCCGGCGCGACGCTCAAGGCGATCGCGCAGGAGCGCTGCACAGGCGTCTATGGCGTGCCGACCATGTTCGTCGCCATGCTCGATCACGCCGATTTCCCGACCTTCGACCTCTCCAGCCTGCGCACCGGCATCATGGCCGGCTCGCCATGCCCGATCGAGGTGATGAAGAAGGTCGTGTCGCTGATGCATATGAGCCAAGTGACCATCGCCTATGGCATGACCGAGACCAGCCCGGTCTCCTTCCAGAGCAGCGTCGACGACCCGTTGGACAAGCGCGTCTCCACCGTCGGCCGCATCCATCCGCATGTCGAGGTCAAGGCGGTCGGCGCCGACGGCGCGACCGTCGCGGCCGGCGCGCCTGGCGAGCTCTGCACGCGCGGCTATTCTGTGATGAAGGGCTATTGGGACGACGCCGAGAAGACACGCGAAGCGGTCGACGCCGACGGCTGGATGCACACCGGCGACCTCGCAACAATAGACGCGGAAGGCTATTGCAACATCGTCGGCCGGGTGAAGGACATGGTCATCCGCGGCGGCGAGAACGTCTATCCGCGCGAGGTCGAGGAATTCCTCTATCGTCATCCCAAGATCAAGGAAGTGCAGGTCTTCGGCATCCCCGACGACAAGTATGGCGAGGAACTCTGCGCCTGGATCGTGCTGAAGCCCGGTCAGATCGCTACCGAGCAGGAAATCAAGGCCTTCTGCGCCGGCCAGATCGCGCACTACAAGGTGCCGCGCTACATCCGCTTCCGCACCGAACTGCCGATGACGGTGACCGGCAAGCCGCAAAAATTCCTGATGCGCGAGGCGATGGTCGAGGAACTGGGGTTGGTGGCGCAGAAGACGGCGTGA
- the hisG gene encoding ATP phosphoribosyltransferase gives MITLAIPSKGRLKEQSLEVLAKAGLAVTLPQDDRKYRARIDGLDNVEVAFLSASEIAGEIGQGTVDLGITGEDLLRENLADWEARAEIVARLGFGHADVVVAVPDIWLDVETMTDLDDVAADFRQRHGRRLRIATKYWRLTQQFFSLKHGIQVYRIVESLGATEGAPAAGLADVIVDITTTGSTLRANHLKVLGDGVILNSQACLVASKKARDAADEALLRDIAAKMSAVGN, from the coding sequence ATGATCACGCTGGCGATCCCGTCGAAAGGCCGTCTCAAGGAACAGTCGCTGGAAGTCCTAGCCAAGGCCGGTCTGGCGGTGACCTTGCCGCAAGACGATCGCAAATACCGCGCCCGCATCGATGGCCTCGATAATGTCGAGGTGGCCTTCCTGTCGGCGTCCGAAATCGCCGGCGAGATCGGTCAGGGCACGGTCGATCTCGGCATCACCGGCGAGGACCTTTTGCGCGAGAACCTCGCCGATTGGGAAGCGCGCGCCGAGATCGTCGCCCGCCTCGGCTTCGGCCATGCCGATGTCGTTGTGGCGGTGCCGGACATCTGGCTCGATGTCGAGACCATGACCGACCTCGACGACGTTGCCGCCGATTTCCGCCAGCGCCATGGCCGACGCCTCAGGATTGCCACCAAATACTGGCGGCTGACACAGCAGTTCTTTTCGCTTAAGCACGGCATCCAGGTCTACCGCATCGTCGAAAGCCTCGGCGCGACGGAAGGCGCGCCGGCGGCGGGTCTGGCCGATGTCATCGTCGACATCACCACCACCGGCTCGACCTTGCGCGCCAACCACCTCAAGGTGCTGGGCGATGGCGTGATCCTGAACTCGCAGGCCTGTCTTGTTGCTTCGAAGAAGGCCCGTGATGCGGCAGATGAGGCGCTCTTGCGCGATATCGCGGCGAAAATGTCGGCTGTAGGCAATTAA
- a CDS encoding ATP phosphoribosyltransferase regulatory subunit, with protein sequence MTSRYPAIAADITKLFAERDTHAVEVAVLQPADPFLDMAGEDLRRRIFLTESETGKTLCLRPEFTIPVCLDHIASQAGTPRRYSYLGEVFRQRREGDNEFFQAGIEDLGDRDTAAADARSLADAHALLSLVLPGQQLAVTLGDQTVFEAVLAALGLPRGWRMRLARAFGSAPMLEAALADLANPPRNSQLSGSIALLVLDGDADGLAEHIAAGMEKAGLSASSGRAPADIARRLIEKAQLRSVRLSDEAFSALKGFLEIDVALSGATKALEKFADDAGLSLGAALENFAARAEAIEAHGLPMAAIRYDAAFGRPLDYYTGLVFEIAAADADRPLVGGGRYDRLLTLLGAKKPIPGVGFSVWLDRIEALRESAK encoded by the coding sequence ATGACCTCCCGCTACCCCGCCATCGCCGCCGACATCACAAAACTCTTCGCAGAGCGCGACACGCACGCCGTCGAAGTCGCCGTGCTGCAGCCGGCCGATCCGTTCCTCGACATGGCGGGCGAGGACCTGCGCCGCCGCATCTTCCTCACCGAGAGCGAGACCGGCAAGACGCTCTGTCTCAGGCCAGAATTCACCATCCCCGTCTGCCTCGACCACATCGCCAGCCAGGCCGGCACGCCGCGCCGTTATTCCTATCTCGGCGAGGTGTTCCGCCAGCGCCGCGAGGGCGACAACGAGTTCTTCCAGGCCGGCATCGAGGATCTCGGCGACCGCGACACGGCCGCGGCCGACGCCCGCTCGCTGGCCGACGCGCATGCGCTGCTCTCGCTGGTGCTGCCCGGCCAGCAACTCGCCGTCACGCTCGGCGACCAGACGGTCTTCGAGGCCGTGCTGGCAGCGCTCGGCCTGCCGCGCGGCTGGCGCATGCGGCTGGCGCGCGCCTTCGGCTCGGCGCCGATGCTGGAAGCGGCGCTCGCCGATCTCGCCAATCCGCCGCGCAACAGCCAGCTCTCCGGCTCCATCGCCTTGCTGGTGCTCGACGGCGATGCGGACGGGCTTGCCGAGCATATCGCCGCCGGCATGGAGAAGGCCGGCCTGTCCGCTTCGTCCGGCCGCGCGCCCGCCGACATAGCGCGGCGGCTGATCGAGAAGGCGCAGCTGCGCAGCGTGCGGCTCTCAGACGAGGCCTTCTCGGCGCTGAAGGGCTTTCTCGAGATCGATGTCGCGCTGAGCGGCGCCACGAAGGCGCTGGAAAAATTCGCGGACGATGCCGGCCTGTCGCTGGGCGCGGCGCTGGAGAATTTCGCCGCCCGCGCCGAGGCGATCGAGGCGCATGGCCTGCCGATGGCGGCAATCCGCTACGACGCCGCCTTCGGCCGTCCGCTCGATTACTACACCGGGCTCGTTTTCGAGATCGCCGCAGCTGATGCCGATCGCCCGCTGGTCGGCGGCGGCCGCTACGACAGGCTGCTGACGCTGCTCGGCGCGAAGAAGCCGATCCCCGGCGTCGGCTTCTCGGTGTGGCTCGACCGCATCGAGGCCTTGCGGGAGAGCGCCAAATGA